In Calonectris borealis chromosome 29, bCalBor7.hap1.2, whole genome shotgun sequence, one genomic interval encodes:
- the LOC142094128 gene encoding GON-4-like protein isoform X5, with the protein MEKVTTPVVRHISAEVVPMGPPPPPKPKQNKDSTFMEKLHAVDEELASSPVCMDSYQSLEDSLIAFRTRSKRPLKDVPLGQLEAELRAPDITPDMYDPNTADDEEWKRWLGGLMNDDVENEDEADDDDDPEYNFLEDLDEPDTEDFRNDRAVRITKKEVNELMEELFETFQDEMGFSNMEDEGPEDEDNVTESRPNFNTPQALRFEEPLANLLNEQHRTVKEQLEQLRMKKSSIKPPQETEKSKPQNEKPLQSLVLDSMQRKRLQQQMQQHVQLLTQIHLLASSNPALSSEASTTRMFLSELGNFARSSTLLRQSFNPKFQTMFQPCNLKGALQLIEDFHAQVQVDWSPRKAVKKSANEFPCLPKQVAWILATRRVFMYPELLPICSLKANPPRDKIIFTKAEDNLLALGLKHFEGTEFPKPLISKYLLPTKTAHQLTVRIKNLNMNRAPDNIIRYYKKTKQLPILFKCCEEIQPNEWKPPVEREEHRLPFWLKASLPSIQGELKQLAEDARETPGSPDAESVFLGTGKETSDTEYDEKYPLLMPKGLVLTLKPLANRFSRRAWRRQRSSALKPVLIRPSPCLQPSSNTMNIQKTVKLSQSEAPPSKVMVQIPRLIQPATVMQTVPGVQPLNVQAVVGSGDGLEFQNVLSTSHSDSRQAFSAAVPPALVSSNPVTFQPKLMLPALAGAKIRKPCVRKGYQKKKGTKSAPLIKTSPLIQPSPVILTVPATTVKVVNIGNGCNMIQPINTTVGRGTQAIPVTTLLVNPSTFPCPLNQPLVTSSIPSLIVSPNPVGLSASSVGENEEQLNLVPSCPAGNNNNAYPTVEPKVEPPELYVSCSAVSPKKECSTNPATSNNGSQEKANKSDCCSWTVVEGDKNTSEPLSVDLLPHLEDPDETVKIEPEDSNDATKEVNPVQKRDLLCAEVKEEFLLDLGQELNMEAACSCSNDLKEIKKEHTLCDEKGEEERRVLQASPHGEQQLDAGGVAGPQVSSESPKNLSYTADVEAEFSSPLGRPEDSSSIDGQSVGTPAGPEAGGEREGQEEEEEDDFDDFTQDEDEEMSSASEESILSVPELQETMEKLTWLATERRLSQEGDSEEENSQEENSEPEEEEEEEGEGIESLQKDDEICGDISEEPKSAFTLTKTAPQVEAHRMPAGENMKAPGKSRSSHRTRNKRGRARASKDTSKLLLLYDEDILERDPLREQKDLAFAQAYLTRVREALQHVPGKYEDFLRVIYEFEISTDKRTAVDLYSTLQKLLHDWPQLLTDFAAFLLPEQALECGLFEEQQAFEKSRKFLRQLEICFAENPAHHQKIIKVLQSCADCLPQEIAELKTQMWQLLKGHDHLQDEFSIFFDHLRPSASRMGDFEEINWTEEKEYEFDGFEEVSLPDVEEEDEPPKMHAASKNKKRKEIGGQNNDKEVEWVDGMKECSCSCHEGSSDLKLKKSKRRTCSHCSSKVCENKFYKNKDSQELTASLVQRESSPRPEGKDSGTSKEPAEESLENRDEGEDVQSRTKTVPRKVDSLTSGSHLEGKIVSGRHASSEKDALPDNRAQEAGVSAVVNTPKDSNSSVTGPRWTHLQTATLKLPQETKDCPCTVGSESEGLNQQHQGNADASLGLSRDLLLSSRSATVKGLTGPSPSSGKSLCQTEGLHSDSSDKFTVFGHASKSGVKEFEGSPLPLEGKPEAKQGWITPGRKATLGKSCSSQSPDSRILEAGDAGCTGNFPESRLKSHANNCFQVHQHSEQLEYGVVTASLGQKEEEQQQQRVTEATVCAKNSKVSSTGEKVVLWTREADRVILTTCQEKGAHLETFHAISQKLGNKTASEVSHRFRELMKLFHTSCDGSSEDEEDATSTSNTDQLSDKDLLLSEEEPDD; encoded by the exons atggagaaggtTACTACACCTGTTGTTAGACATATTAGTGCTGAAGTAGTTCCCATGGGACCTCCACCACCTcctaaaccaaagcaaaacaaagacagCACGTTCATGGAGAAGCTGCATGCAGTGGATGAAGAATTGGCTTCAAGCCCAGTATGCATGGATTCTTACCAG TCTCTGGAAGACAGCCTCATTGCCTTCCGAACCCGATCTAAGAGACCGCTGAAGGATGTTCCTCTTGGTCAGCTGGAGGCTGAGCTCCGAGCCCCAGATATCACGCCTGATATGTACGATCCCAATACTGCAGATGATGAagaatggaaaaggtggcttggAGGACTCATGAATGACGATGTGGAGAATGAAG ATGAagcagatgatgatgatgacccTGAGTACAACTTCCTGGAAGATCTGGATGAACCAGACACAGAAGACTTCAGAAATGATCGTGCTGTGAGAATTACCA aaaaggAAGTGAATGAACTGATGGAGGAGCTGTTTGAGACA TTTCAGGATGAGATGGGTTTCTCGAACATGGAAGATGAAGGTCCAGAAGATGAAGATAATGTTACAGAATCACGGCCAAATTTTAATACACCACAAGCGCTTAG ATTTGAAGAGCCTCTGGCCAATTTACTGAATGAACAACACCGGACAGTGAAGGAACAACTTGAGCAGCTGAGAATGAAAAAGTCCTCAATCAAGCCACCACAagagacagaaaaatcaaaacctcaAAATGAGAAGCCTCTCCAGAGCCTTGTTCTGGACAGTATGCAAAGAAAGAGGCTCCAGCAGCAAATGCAGCAG CATGTTCAGCTTCTGACTCAAATTCATCTTCTCGCAAGTTCCAACCCTGCCTTAAGTTCAGAGGCCAGTACTACCAGGATGTTTTTG AGCGAGCTTGGTAACTTTGCTCGAAGCTCTACGCTCCTTCGTCAGTCGTTCAATCCTAAGTTTCAAACAATGTTCCAGCCGTGTAACTTGAAGGGAGCACTGCAGCTCATTGAAGATTTTCATGCCCAAGTCCAAGTTGACTGGAGCCCTCGCAAAGCTGTGAAGAAGAGTG CCAATGAATTTCCATGTTTGCCAAAACAAGTGGCATGGATTTTGGCAACAAGGAGAGTCTTTATGTATCCAGAGTTACTGCCAATATGTTCCTTGAAAGCAAACCCTCCCCGGGACAAGATTATCTTCACCAAGGCAGAGGACAA tttATTAGCTTTAGGTTTGAAACATTTTGAAGGGACAGAGTTTCCAAAGCCTTTGATCAGCAAGTATCTCCTGCCAACAAAAACTGCCCACCAGCTTACAGTACGAATCAAGAATCTCAACATGAATCGAGCCCCTGATAATATCATCAGA TActataaaaagacaaaacagttgCCCATTCTGTTCAAGTGCTGTGAGGAAATCCAGCCTAATGAGTGGAAGCCACCTGTTGAGAGAGAAGAACATCGCCTGCCATTCTGGCTAAAG GCAAGCTTGCCCTCCATTCAGGGGGAATTGAAGCAATTAGCAGAAGATGCCAGGGAGACGCCAGGTTCACCTGATGCAGAATCTGTCTTTTTGGGGACAGGAAAGGAAACTTCAGACACAGAATATGATGAAAAATACCCTCTACTCATGCCAAAGGGACTAGTACTGACCTTAAAGCCCCTTGCCAATCGATTCTCTAGGAGAGCATGGAGGAGGCAGAGGTCTTCAGCTTTGAAGCCTGTCCTCATTCGACCGAGTCCTTGTCTGCAGCCCAGTTCCAATACTATGAACATCCAGAAAACTGTGAAGCTGTCCCAGTCAGAAGCTCCTCCCAGCAAAGTTATGGTTCAGATTCCTCGGCTAATCCAGCCAGCTACAGTTATGCAGACGGTGCCGGGAGTGCAGCCTTTGAATGTTCAAGCAGTGGTAGGAAGTGGGGATGGCTTGGAATTTCAGAATGTGCTCTCCACTTCGCATTCGGACTCCAGGCAAGCTTTCTCAGCTGCTGTACCACCAGCTCTAGTGTCCTCAAATCCAGTTACTTTTCAGCCAAAACTGATGTTGCCAGCTTTGGCTGGAGCAAAAATACGCAAACCTTGTGTTCGTAAGggataccaaaagaaaaaagggacaaaatCTGCCCCACTGATAAAGACTTCGCCTTTGATTCAGCCATCTCCTGTCATCCTTACTGTACCTGCTACCACAGTGAAAGTGGTTAATATAGGCAATGGTTGCAATATGATTCAGCCCATAAATACAACAGTTGGTAGAGGCACGCAGGCTATTCCAGTTACAACCTTATTGGTAAATCCATCCACTTTCCCGTGTCCCTTAAATCAGCCTCTAGTGACTTCTTCAATCCCTTCGTTGATAGTCTCTCCTAACCCTGTTGGTCTTTCTGCATCGTCTGTTGGTGAAAACGAAGAACAACTGAATCTGGTTCCTTCCTGCCCCGCTGGAAACAACAACAATGCCTATCCCACAGTGGAGCCCAAGGTTGAACCCCCAGAGTTGTACGTTTCATGCTCTGCCGTCTCCCCCAAGAAGGAGTGTAGTACAAATCCTGCCACTTCAAATAATGGCAGTCAGGAAAAGGCAAATAAGAGTGACTGCTGTAGCTGGACAGTGGTAGAAGGAGACAAGAACACTTCAGAGCCATTGTCTGTGGACCTTTTGCCTCACTTAGAAGATCCAGATGAAACAGTGAAAATTGAGCCTGAAGATTCAAATGATGCTACCAAGGAAGTAAATCCAGTACAGAAGAGGGATCTTTTATGTGCTGAAGTGAAGGAGGAATTCCTGCTGGATCTTGGCCAGGAGCTGAACATGGAGGCTGCATGTTCATGTTCAAATgacctgaaagaaattaaaaaagagcaTACTTTATGTGACGAGAAGGGAGAAGAAGAACGACGGGTTTTGCAGGCATCTCCCCATGGTGAACAGCAGTTGGATGCAGGTGGTGTTGCTGGACCACAAGTGAGCAGTGAGTCTCCAAAGAATCTTTCGTATACAGCAGATGTTGAGGCAGAATTTAGTAGTCCACTAGGAAGACCAGAGGATTCATCCAGTATAGATGGCCAGTCTGTTGGGACACCAGCTGGCCCtgaagctggaggagagagagaaggacaagaagaagaggaagaagacgaCTTTGATGATTTTACACAAGATGAGGATGAAGAAATGTCATCAGCCTCAGAAGAATCTATTCTTTCAGTGCCAGAACTTCag GAGACAATGGAAAAACTTACTTGGCTTGCAACAGAGAGACGTTTAAGCCAAGAAGGAGATTCTGAAGAAGAGAATTCCCAGGAAGAGAActctgagcctgaggaagaggaggaggaggaaggggaaggaatagAGAGTTTACAGAAAGATGATGAAATATGTGGCGATATATCAGAAGAACCTAAATCTGCCTTCACATTGACAAAGACGGCCCCACAGGTGGAAGCCCACAGAATGCCAGCAG GAGAAAACATGAAAGCCCCTGGGAAGAGCAGGAGCTCCCACAGAACCAGAAATAAGAGGGGACGGGCCCGTGCTAGCAAAGATACATCTAAGCTGCTCCTCTTGTATGATGAAGACATCCTGGAGAGAGATCCCCTGCGGGAACAGAAGGATCTGGCATTTGCACAAGCCTATCTAACCAGG GTGCGTGAAGCCTTGCAGCATGTTCCTGGAAAGTATGAAGACTTTCTTCGTGTTATCTATGAGTTTGAGATTAGCACGGACAAGCGAACAGCTGTGGATCTCTATTCCACTTTACAGAAACTGTTGCATGACTGGCCACAGTTGCTCACAGATTTTGCTGCCTTTCTTCTACCAGAACAAGCTTTGGAGTGTGGACTG TTTGAAGAGCAGCAAGCGTTTGAAAAAAGCCGGAAGTTCCTCAGGCAGCTGGAGATTTGTTTTGCTGAAAATCCTGCCCACCATCAGAAGATCATCAAAGTTCTGCAGAGTTGTGCAGACTGCCTCCCCCAGGAGATTGCAGAG CTGAAGACCCAAATGTGGCAGTTGTTGAAAGGACATGACCACTTGCAGGATGAGTTCTCCATTTTCTTTGATCACTTACGGCCCTCAGCCAGCCGCATGGGAGATTTTGAGGAGATCAACTGGACAGAAGAGAAGGAATATGAG tttgATGGGTTTGAAGAGGTATCTTTGCCAGATGTAGAAGAGGAGGATGAACCACCCAAGATGCACGCAGCCTCGAAAAATAAGAAGCGGAAAGAGATCGGAGGCCAGAACAATGACAAG GAGGTCGAGTGGGTAGATGGGATGAAGGAATGTTCATGTTCCTGCCATGAAGGGAGTAGCGATCTCaagctaaagaaaagcaaaaggaggacCTGCAGCCATTGTAGTAGTAAG GTGTgtgaaaacaaattttataaaaataaagattctcAAGAGCTGACTGCAAGCCTTGTTCAACGAGAATCGAGTCCTCGGCCTGAAGGGAAGGATTCTGGAACATCTAAGGAACCTGCAGAAGAAAGCCTGGAGAACAGAGATGAAGGAGAAGATGTGCAGAGCAGAACAAAAACTGTACCTAGAAAAGTGGACTCTCTGACTTCAG GATCTCACTTGGAAGGAAAGATTGTCTCTGGCAGACACGCATCTTCTGAAAAAGATGCACTGCCTGATAATCGGGCTCAAGAAGCAGGTGTCAGTGCTGTTGTGAACACTCCAAAGGACAGTAACTCTTCTGTCACTGGCCCCAGATGGACACATCTACAAACAGCTACTCTAAAACTACCTCAAGAAACCAAAGACTGCCCTTGCACTGTGGGAAGTGAGAGTGAGGGACTAAACCAGCAACATCAAGGAAATGCAGATGCTTCCCTTGGGCTGAGCAGAGATCTGCTGCTGTCTTCTCGTTCTGCTACAGTGAAAGGTCTAACGGGACCTAGTCCCTCTTCTGGAAAGAGTTTATGTCAGACTGAAGGGCTTCATTCTGATTCGTCAGATAAGTTCACTGTCTTTGGTCATGCTTCAAAATCAGGTGTGAAAGAATTTGAGGGATCGCCTTTGCCTCTGGAAGGAAAACCTGAAGCAAAGCAGGGTTGGATAACACCGGGTAGAAAAGCAACACTGGGTAAGAGCTGCAGCTCACAGTCCCCTGATAGTCGCATTTTGGAAGCAGGTGATGCGGGCTGCACTGGAAATTTTCCTGAGAGCAGATTAAAGTCACATGCAAACAACTGCTTCCAGGTGCATCAGCATTCTGAGCAGCTAGAATATGGAGTGGTTACTGCCTCCCTGGGGcaaaaggaggaggagcagcaacagcagcgaGTCACAGAAGCAACTGTGTGTGCTAAGAACAGCAAAGTCAGCTCGACTGGGGAGAAGGTTGTCCTCTGGACCAG GGAGGCCGACAGAGTCATCCTTACCACCTGTCAGGAGAAAGGAGCCCATCTGGAAACCTTCCATGCCATCTCGCAGAAACTGGGCAACAAGACTGCTAGTGAG GTATCCCACAGGTTCAGAGAACTGATGAAGCTGTTTCATACCTCCTGCGATGGGAGCTCTGAAGATGAGGAGGATGCAACTAGTACCAGTAACACAGACCAGCTGTCAGATAAAGACCTTCTGCTTTCTGAGGAAGAACCTGATGACTAA
- the LOC142094128 gene encoding GON-4-like protein isoform X6: MKKSSIKPPQETEKSKPQNEKPLQSLVLDSMQRKRLQQQMQQHVQLLTQIHLLASSNPALSSEASTTRMFLSELGNFARSSTLLRQSFNPKFQTMFQPCNLKGALQLIEDFHAQVQVDWSPRKAVKKSANEFPCLPKQVAWILATRRVFMYPELLPICSLKANPPRDKIIFTKAEDNLLALGLKHFEGTEFPKPLISKYLLPTKTAHQLTVRIKNLNMNRAPDNIIRYYKKTKQLPILFKCCEEIQPNEWKPPVEREEHRLPFWLKASLPSIQGELKQLAEDARETPGSPDAESVFLGTGKETSDTEYDEKYPLLMPKGLVLTLKPLANRFSRRAWRRQRSSALKPVLIRPSPCLQPSSNTMNIQKTVKLSQSEAPPSKVMVQIPRLIQPATVMQTVPGVQPLNVQAVVGSGDGLEFQNVLSTSHSDSRQAFSAAVPPALVSSNPVTFQPKLMLPALAGAKIRKPCVRKGYQKKKGTKSAPLIKTSPLIQPSPVILTVPATTVKVVNIGNGCNMIQPINTTVGRGTQAIPVTTLLVNPSTFPCPLNQPLVTSSIPSLIVSPNPVGLSASSVGENEEQLNLVPSCPAGNNNNAYPTVEPKVEPPELYVSCSAVSPKKECSTNPATSNNGSQEKANKSDCCSWTVVEGDKNTSEPLSVDLLPHLEDPDETVKIEPEDSNDATKEVNPVQKRDLLCAEVKEEFLLDLGQELNMEAACSCSNDLKEIKKEHTLCDEKGEEERRVLQASPHGEQQLDAGGVAGPQVSSESPKNLSYTADVEAEFSSPLGRPEDSSSIDGQSVGTPAGPEAGGEREGQEEEEEDDFDDFTQDEDEEMSSASEESILSVPELQETMEKLTWLATERRLSQEGDSEEENSQEENSEPEEEEEEEGEGIESLQKDDEICGDISEEPKSAFTLTKTAPQVEAHRMPAGENMKAPGKSRSSHRTRNKRGRARASKDTSKLLLLYDEDILERDPLREQKDLAFAQAYLTRVREALQHVPGKYEDFLRVIYEFEISTDKRTAVDLYSTLQKLLHDWPQLLTDFAAFLLPEQALECGLFEEQQAFEKSRKFLRQLEICFAENPAHHQKIIKVLQSCADCLPQEIAELKTQMWQLLKGHDHLQDEFSIFFDHLRPSASRMGDFEEINWTEEKEYEFDGFEEVSLPDVEEEDEPPKMHAASKNKKRKEIGGQNNDKEVEWVDGMKECSCSCHEGSSDLKLKKSKRRTCSHCSSKVCENKFYKNKDSQELTASLVQRESSPRPEGKDSGTSKEPAEESLENRDEGEDVQSRTKTVPRKVDSLTSGSHLEGKIVSGRHASSEKDALPDNRAQEAGVSAVVNTPKDSNSSVTGPRWTHLQTATLKLPQETKDCPCTVGSESEGLNQQHQGNADASLGLSRDLLLSSRSATVKGLTGPSPSSGKSLCQTEGLHSDSSDKFTVFGHASKSGVKEFEGSPLPLEGKPEAKQGWITPGRKATLGKSCSSQSPDSRILEAGDAGCTGNFPESRLKSHANNCFQVHQHSEQLEYGVVTASLGQKEEEQQQQRVTEATVCAKNSKVSSTGEKVVLWTREADRVILTTCQEKGAHLETFHAISQKLGNKTASEVSHRFRELMKLFHTSCDGSSEDEEDATSTSNTDQLSDKDLLLSEEEPDD; the protein is encoded by the exons ATGAAAAAGTCCTCAATCAAGCCACCACAagagacagaaaaatcaaaacctcaAAATGAGAAGCCTCTCCAGAGCCTTGTTCTGGACAGTATGCAAAGAAAGAGGCTCCAGCAGCAAATGCAGCAG CATGTTCAGCTTCTGACTCAAATTCATCTTCTCGCAAGTTCCAACCCTGCCTTAAGTTCAGAGGCCAGTACTACCAGGATGTTTTTG AGCGAGCTTGGTAACTTTGCTCGAAGCTCTACGCTCCTTCGTCAGTCGTTCAATCCTAAGTTTCAAACAATGTTCCAGCCGTGTAACTTGAAGGGAGCACTGCAGCTCATTGAAGATTTTCATGCCCAAGTCCAAGTTGACTGGAGCCCTCGCAAAGCTGTGAAGAAGAGTG CCAATGAATTTCCATGTTTGCCAAAACAAGTGGCATGGATTTTGGCAACAAGGAGAGTCTTTATGTATCCAGAGTTACTGCCAATATGTTCCTTGAAAGCAAACCCTCCCCGGGACAAGATTATCTTCACCAAGGCAGAGGACAA tttATTAGCTTTAGGTTTGAAACATTTTGAAGGGACAGAGTTTCCAAAGCCTTTGATCAGCAAGTATCTCCTGCCAACAAAAACTGCCCACCAGCTTACAGTACGAATCAAGAATCTCAACATGAATCGAGCCCCTGATAATATCATCAGA TActataaaaagacaaaacagttgCCCATTCTGTTCAAGTGCTGTGAGGAAATCCAGCCTAATGAGTGGAAGCCACCTGTTGAGAGAGAAGAACATCGCCTGCCATTCTGGCTAAAG GCAAGCTTGCCCTCCATTCAGGGGGAATTGAAGCAATTAGCAGAAGATGCCAGGGAGACGCCAGGTTCACCTGATGCAGAATCTGTCTTTTTGGGGACAGGAAAGGAAACTTCAGACACAGAATATGATGAAAAATACCCTCTACTCATGCCAAAGGGACTAGTACTGACCTTAAAGCCCCTTGCCAATCGATTCTCTAGGAGAGCATGGAGGAGGCAGAGGTCTTCAGCTTTGAAGCCTGTCCTCATTCGACCGAGTCCTTGTCTGCAGCCCAGTTCCAATACTATGAACATCCAGAAAACTGTGAAGCTGTCCCAGTCAGAAGCTCCTCCCAGCAAAGTTATGGTTCAGATTCCTCGGCTAATCCAGCCAGCTACAGTTATGCAGACGGTGCCGGGAGTGCAGCCTTTGAATGTTCAAGCAGTGGTAGGAAGTGGGGATGGCTTGGAATTTCAGAATGTGCTCTCCACTTCGCATTCGGACTCCAGGCAAGCTTTCTCAGCTGCTGTACCACCAGCTCTAGTGTCCTCAAATCCAGTTACTTTTCAGCCAAAACTGATGTTGCCAGCTTTGGCTGGAGCAAAAATACGCAAACCTTGTGTTCGTAAGggataccaaaagaaaaaagggacaaaatCTGCCCCACTGATAAAGACTTCGCCTTTGATTCAGCCATCTCCTGTCATCCTTACTGTACCTGCTACCACAGTGAAAGTGGTTAATATAGGCAATGGTTGCAATATGATTCAGCCCATAAATACAACAGTTGGTAGAGGCACGCAGGCTATTCCAGTTACAACCTTATTGGTAAATCCATCCACTTTCCCGTGTCCCTTAAATCAGCCTCTAGTGACTTCTTCAATCCCTTCGTTGATAGTCTCTCCTAACCCTGTTGGTCTTTCTGCATCGTCTGTTGGTGAAAACGAAGAACAACTGAATCTGGTTCCTTCCTGCCCCGCTGGAAACAACAACAATGCCTATCCCACAGTGGAGCCCAAGGTTGAACCCCCAGAGTTGTACGTTTCATGCTCTGCCGTCTCCCCCAAGAAGGAGTGTAGTACAAATCCTGCCACTTCAAATAATGGCAGTCAGGAAAAGGCAAATAAGAGTGACTGCTGTAGCTGGACAGTGGTAGAAGGAGACAAGAACACTTCAGAGCCATTGTCTGTGGACCTTTTGCCTCACTTAGAAGATCCAGATGAAACAGTGAAAATTGAGCCTGAAGATTCAAATGATGCTACCAAGGAAGTAAATCCAGTACAGAAGAGGGATCTTTTATGTGCTGAAGTGAAGGAGGAATTCCTGCTGGATCTTGGCCAGGAGCTGAACATGGAGGCTGCATGTTCATGTTCAAATgacctgaaagaaattaaaaaagagcaTACTTTATGTGACGAGAAGGGAGAAGAAGAACGACGGGTTTTGCAGGCATCTCCCCATGGTGAACAGCAGTTGGATGCAGGTGGTGTTGCTGGACCACAAGTGAGCAGTGAGTCTCCAAAGAATCTTTCGTATACAGCAGATGTTGAGGCAGAATTTAGTAGTCCACTAGGAAGACCAGAGGATTCATCCAGTATAGATGGCCAGTCTGTTGGGACACCAGCTGGCCCtgaagctggaggagagagagaaggacaagaagaagaggaagaagacgaCTTTGATGATTTTACACAAGATGAGGATGAAGAAATGTCATCAGCCTCAGAAGAATCTATTCTTTCAGTGCCAGAACTTCag GAGACAATGGAAAAACTTACTTGGCTTGCAACAGAGAGACGTTTAAGCCAAGAAGGAGATTCTGAAGAAGAGAATTCCCAGGAAGAGAActctgagcctgaggaagaggaggaggaggaaggggaaggaatagAGAGTTTACAGAAAGATGATGAAATATGTGGCGATATATCAGAAGAACCTAAATCTGCCTTCACATTGACAAAGACGGCCCCACAGGTGGAAGCCCACAGAATGCCAGCAG GAGAAAACATGAAAGCCCCTGGGAAGAGCAGGAGCTCCCACAGAACCAGAAATAAGAGGGGACGGGCCCGTGCTAGCAAAGATACATCTAAGCTGCTCCTCTTGTATGATGAAGACATCCTGGAGAGAGATCCCCTGCGGGAACAGAAGGATCTGGCATTTGCACAAGCCTATCTAACCAGG GTGCGTGAAGCCTTGCAGCATGTTCCTGGAAAGTATGAAGACTTTCTTCGTGTTATCTATGAGTTTGAGATTAGCACGGACAAGCGAACAGCTGTGGATCTCTATTCCACTTTACAGAAACTGTTGCATGACTGGCCACAGTTGCTCACAGATTTTGCTGCCTTTCTTCTACCAGAACAAGCTTTGGAGTGTGGACTG TTTGAAGAGCAGCAAGCGTTTGAAAAAAGCCGGAAGTTCCTCAGGCAGCTGGAGATTTGTTTTGCTGAAAATCCTGCCCACCATCAGAAGATCATCAAAGTTCTGCAGAGTTGTGCAGACTGCCTCCCCCAGGAGATTGCAGAG CTGAAGACCCAAATGTGGCAGTTGTTGAAAGGACATGACCACTTGCAGGATGAGTTCTCCATTTTCTTTGATCACTTACGGCCCTCAGCCAGCCGCATGGGAGATTTTGAGGAGATCAACTGGACAGAAGAGAAGGAATATGAG tttgATGGGTTTGAAGAGGTATCTTTGCCAGATGTAGAAGAGGAGGATGAACCACCCAAGATGCACGCAGCCTCGAAAAATAAGAAGCGGAAAGAGATCGGAGGCCAGAACAATGACAAG GAGGTCGAGTGGGTAGATGGGATGAAGGAATGTTCATGTTCCTGCCATGAAGGGAGTAGCGATCTCaagctaaagaaaagcaaaaggaggacCTGCAGCCATTGTAGTAGTAAG GTGTgtgaaaacaaattttataaaaataaagattctcAAGAGCTGACTGCAAGCCTTGTTCAACGAGAATCGAGTCCTCGGCCTGAAGGGAAGGATTCTGGAACATCTAAGGAACCTGCAGAAGAAAGCCTGGAGAACAGAGATGAAGGAGAAGATGTGCAGAGCAGAACAAAAACTGTACCTAGAAAAGTGGACTCTCTGACTTCAG GATCTCACTTGGAAGGAAAGATTGTCTCTGGCAGACACGCATCTTCTGAAAAAGATGCACTGCCTGATAATCGGGCTCAAGAAGCAGGTGTCAGTGCTGTTGTGAACACTCCAAAGGACAGTAACTCTTCTGTCACTGGCCCCAGATGGACACATCTACAAACAGCTACTCTAAAACTACCTCAAGAAACCAAAGACTGCCCTTGCACTGTGGGAAGTGAGAGTGAGGGACTAAACCAGCAACATCAAGGAAATGCAGATGCTTCCCTTGGGCTGAGCAGAGATCTGCTGCTGTCTTCTCGTTCTGCTACAGTGAAAGGTCTAACGGGACCTAGTCCCTCTTCTGGAAAGAGTTTATGTCAGACTGAAGGGCTTCATTCTGATTCGTCAGATAAGTTCACTGTCTTTGGTCATGCTTCAAAATCAGGTGTGAAAGAATTTGAGGGATCGCCTTTGCCTCTGGAAGGAAAACCTGAAGCAAAGCAGGGTTGGATAACACCGGGTAGAAAAGCAACACTGGGTAAGAGCTGCAGCTCACAGTCCCCTGATAGTCGCATTTTGGAAGCAGGTGATGCGGGCTGCACTGGAAATTTTCCTGAGAGCAGATTAAAGTCACATGCAAACAACTGCTTCCAGGTGCATCAGCATTCTGAGCAGCTAGAATATGGAGTGGTTACTGCCTCCCTGGGGcaaaaggaggaggagcagcaacagcagcgaGTCACAGAAGCAACTGTGTGTGCTAAGAACAGCAAAGTCAGCTCGACTGGGGAGAAGGTTGTCCTCTGGACCAG GGAGGCCGACAGAGTCATCCTTACCACCTGTCAGGAGAAAGGAGCCCATCTGGAAACCTTCCATGCCATCTCGCAGAAACTGGGCAACAAGACTGCTAGTGAG GTATCCCACAGGTTCAGAGAACTGATGAAGCTGTTTCATACCTCCTGCGATGGGAGCTCTGAAGATGAGGAGGATGCAACTAGTACCAGTAACACAGACCAGCTGTCAGATAAAGACCTTCTGCTTTCTGAGGAAGAACCTGATGACTAA